TAGCCTTCCCTCCCCCGCAAGGGCTCCCAGGGCCAGCAGGAGGGTGTCCCCTCCGGGCACAAAGACGCCGAAGGGAAACCCCACTTCCAAAACGAGGAGAAGGGCCAGCAGAAAATAGGTCCAGAGGCTCATTCTACGAAGGTTGGACCGCCGGCTTACGTAGGGCCCAGAGGCTTCCCAGAAGGAGCACCCCCAGGATGAGGAGGCTGAAGGCCTCCTTGTCCAGTCCCACGGCCAGCTCGGGGCGGTGGAGGACCTCCTTCATCAGCTTGTCCCAGCCGCCCAGGAGGAGCTTAACCCCGGCGAGCCCCACCACCCCATAGGCCAGGTGCTTGAACCGGGGATAGCGGTCCAGGAGGGAGACCACCAGGCTGGCCAGCACCCTGAGGGCCAGGATGCCCAGGAAGACCCCGGTGTAGATGACCCAAAGCTTGTCGGAGAGGGCCACGGCCACCAGCACCGAGTCCACGGCGAAGGCTAGGTCCATGAGCTCCACCTGGGCCACCGTTTTCCAAAACTGGGCGGCGCTCACCTCCAGGGGGGGTGGGGCGTGGGCTTCCTGGGGCCTGAGGAAGTGCTTCAGGGCCACGTAAAGCAGATAGGCAGCTCCCAGCACCTGGACCCACCAGAGCTTGATGACCAAGGCGGCGAAGAAAAGGGCCAGGCCCCGAAGCACGTAGGCCCCCAGGATGCCGTAGAAGAGGGCTTTCCGCCTCAGGTGAACGGGTAGCTTCTGGACGATGACCCCCAGGATCAGGGCGTTATCGGCGGAGAGGATCACCTCGAGGGCCACCAGGATGAGGATCACCGAGAGAACGCCACCTTCCATGCGCACCTCCCAAAAAATAAAGACCACCGCGATCGCAGTGGTCTCGCCCGGGCTTTCCGCCCCCAGCCTCCCGGGGCTTAAGCCCGTCTTGACGGGAGGCTGGCCTTGGGGCTACTCCCCAACCGAAGAACATTGTGGCACATCCAGCCTCCTTTATCCAGGGGGAAGGTGAGCCCGGCTAGGCAAAGGGCGGGAAGGCGGGGTATCCTTGGGGGTATGGACGAGCGTCAAGAGGCCTTGCCCGAAGGGGAAAAGCCAGCTGGGGCGGGGGAGGGTTTGCCCACCAAGGAGCAGGTCCTCGAGGCCCTGAAGGTGGTCTATGACCCCGAGATTCCCGTGAACATCGTGGACCTGGGTCTGGTCTACGACGTGGAGGTGCACGAAAACGGCCTGGTGGACGTCACCATGACCCTCACCGCCATCGGCTGCCCGGCCCAGGACATGGTGAAGGCCGATGCGGAGATGGCGGTGATGCGCCTGCCCGGGGTACAGGGGGTGAACGTGGAGTTCGTCTGGACCCCCCCCTGGACCCCTGCCCGCATGACCGAGGAGGGCAAGCGCATGATGCGGATGTTTGGGTTCAACGTGTAGGGCCGAGTGGGGTGGTATAGTGGGGCTCGAGGTGCGAGGGAGGCAGGTGGGCCCATAGGTGTCTTGATGGATGCGCACCCAGCCTTACGCACGGGGATCTTGGCAGCCAATCCTTAGACTGATTCCCTTTACATACACATAGAGGGGGGTCAGCGGGGGTTTTTGCCGTCTGGGTCAAGTGTAGTCCCCACGCACGTGGGGATGGCCCGGATCTCGTTGAGGGTGAACCTCACGAACTGCAGTAGTCCCCACGCACGTGGGGATGGCCCGTAAGGAGGTGACCATGCCCTGGACGGAGAACAGTAGTCCCCACGCACGTGGGGATGGCCCGTGGTTAAGGGGCAAAGTGGAGGTGTCCACCGGCGTAGTCCCCACGCACGTGGGGATGGCCCGTGTCCAGGCCAGGCCCCGACCGCAAAAAATCCGTAGTCCCCACGCACGTGGGGATGGCCCGCCCCTGTCGGTGTTCTGTGGGCGGTAGGGCGCAGTAGTCCCCACGCACGTGGGGATGGCCCGGGTATGCTGAGCCTGTGCTTAGGGTGGTGGTCAAGCCGGGAAAGGAGAGGAAGGTCCGCAACTTCTACCCCAACCTCTACCGGGATGAGCTGGAGGAGATGCCTTCCCAGGCAGGGGTGGCGGAGGCTGTGGCTACCGATGGAAGTTTTCTAGCGGTGGGCTACCTGGACCCCGATTCCCGCATCCCCTTCCGGGCTTACCGCTTTGACCCCGGCCCGCTGGATCGGACCTTTTTTCTAGCCCGCTTTCAGCGGGCCCTCTTTAGGAGGGAAGGGATGGGCCAGAGCTACCGCCTGGTGCACGGGGAGGCGGATGGCCTTCCCGGTCTGGTGGTGGATCGCTTCGGGGAGGTCTTGGTGCTCCAGGTCCGTACCCGGGGGATGGAGGCCTTAAGGGAGGTGTGGTTTCCGGCCCTTCTGGAGGTGGTATCCCCCAAGGGAGTCTATGAGCGAAGCGATGTGGAGGCCAGGAGGCAGGAAGGCCTTCCCGAGAGGGTAGGGGTGGTCTATGGAGAGGTGCCTGGGGTTTTGGAGGTGGAGGAGGATGGCCTCCTTTTTCCCATTCCCCTGGCCCTGGCCCAGAAGACGGGGTTTTACCTGGACCAGCGGGAAAACCGCCGCCTCTTTGAGGGCTTGGTTCGCCCGGGGGAGAGGGTCTTGGATGTCTTTAGCTATGTGGGGGGCTTCGCCTTGCGGGCGGCGCGCAAGGGAGCCTATGCCCTGGCGGTGGACAAGGACCTCGAGGCCCTCTCCGTCCTGGACCGGGCGGCTATGCGGCTGGGCCTTAGGGTGGATATCCGCCACGGGGAAGCCCTGGAGGTGCTGAGGGGACTTCAAGGGCGTTTCCACCACATCCTCTTGGACCCGCCCACCCTGGTGAAGCGTCCGGATGAGGTTTCCCCCATGAAAAGGCACCTGGTGGACCTCCTCAGGGAGGCCTTGCGCCTCTTGGCCTCCGAGGGGTACCTCTGGCTTTCCACCTGTAGCTATTACCTCAAGGCGGAGGACCTTTTGGAGGTGGCGCGAAGGGCGGCCGCCGACCGGGGGATGCGCCTTAGGGTGCACGGCCTCACCTACCAGCCCAAGGACCATCCCTGGAGCCTGCACGTGCCGGAAAGCCTTTACCTGAAGACCCTGATCCTGCAAGAGGATGCCCTTTGAGCCTCGGGGAAGGCGGGTTGAACCCTGGTATGATGGGCGGGAAGCACCCTTCGGGTGCGGAAAAGGAGGAGCCTATGGAAGTGGCAAGGGGTTTAGAAGGCGTGCTCTTTACGGAAAGCCGGATGTGCTTCATTGACGGGGAGGCGGGCCGCCTCTACTACTACGGCATCCCCATCCAGGAGCTGGCGGAGAAGAGCACCTTTGAGGAAACCACCTTTCTTCTGCTACACGGGAGACTTCCCAAACGGGAGGAACTTCAGGCCTTCAAAGGGGAGCTGGCTAGGCGGCGGGCCTTGCCTGGCCACCTCTTGGAATCCTTCCGCCGTTATCCCCTCTCGGCCCATCCCATGAGCTTCCTGCGCACGGCGGTTTCCGAGCTGGGGATGCTGGATCCCACCGAGGGGGACATCTCCCAAGAGGCCCTCTACGGTAAGGGGCTTGACCTCATCGCCAAGTTCGCCACCATCGTGGCGGCCAACAAGCGCTTGCGGGAGGGCAAGGAACCCCTCCCTCCCCGGGAGGACCTTTCCCACGCCGCCAACTTTTTGTATATGGCCAACGGGGTGGAGCCCTCCAAGGAGCAGGAGCGCCTCATGGACGCTGCCCTTATCCTGCACGCGGAGCACGGCTTTAACGCCAGCACCTTTACCGCCATCGCCGCCTTTTCCACGGAAACCGACCTCTACTCGGCCATCACCGCCGCCGTGGCCTCCCTCAAGGGCCCCAGGCATGGCGGGGCCAACGAGGCGGTGATGAAGATGATCCGGGAGATCGGCACCCCGGAAAGGGCCCGGGATTGGGTGCGGGAGAAGCTGGCCAAGAAGGAACGCATCATGGGCATGGGCCACCGGGTCTACAAGGCCTTTGACCCTAGGGCCGGGGTCCTGGAGCGCCTGGCCCGCATCGTGGCGGAAACCCACGGGCATTCCACCGAGTATCAGATCCTGAAGATCGTGGAGGAGGAGGCGGGGAAGGTTCTGAACCCCAGGGGCATCTACCCCAACGTGGACTTCTACTCCGGGGTGGTTTACTCGGACCTGGGCTTTGGCCTGGAGTTCTTTACCCCCATCTTCGCCGTGGCCCGCGTCTCCGGCTGGGTGGGGCACATCTTGGAGTACAAGGCTCTGGATAACCGCCTTCTCAGGCCGGATGCCAAGTATATCGGCGAGTTGGACGTGCCCTACGTGCCCTTGGAGGCCCGGGCCTAGGAGGACGTTGGGGCAAGCCGGGGGCAAGACCCCCGGCTTTTCTCTCGAGGACCTCGCCCTGCCCCTTTCCCTCTTTTCCGTCTCCTACGTTAGACCCTTCCGCGATAGGTCCTACAAAAGGGCTTCTCCGGGGCCCCCACCCTGGCGCAAGCCAGGGTGGGGTGGTATTAGAGGCCGCAAAAGGCCTCGTAGTCTATGAGCTCCCGCTGGGTGGGGTGGTCCCCGCAGACCGGGCAGGCGGGGTTGCGGCGTAGGGATAGCTTACGGAACTGGCCTTCCAGGGCGTCGTAGAGGAGCAGGGACCCAGCCAGGGGCTTTCCGATCCCCAGGAGCACCTTGAGGGCCTCCGCGGCCATGAGGCTTCCCACCACCGCCGGCAAAACCCCAAAAACCCCCGCCTCCGCACAGGAGGGAACGCTTCCCGGAGGGGGAGGCTTGGGGAAGAGGCAGCGGTAGCAGGGGCCCACCTCCCCTTCGGGGGTGGGGTGGTGGAAGACCGCCACCTGGCCGTCAAACTGGTAGATGGCCCCGTAGACCAAGGGTTTTCCTAGAAAAACGCAAGCGTCGTTGACCAGGTAGCGGGTGGGGAAGTTGTCGGAGGCGTCCACCACCAGATGGTAAGGCCCAAGGATCTCCAGGGCGTTTTCCGAGGTGAGGCGCACGGGGTAGGGGTCTATGTGCACCAAGGGGTTTAGGGCAAGCAGGCGCTCCTTGGCGACCAGGGCCTTGGGCTTGCCCACGTCCTCCGTGGTGTAGAGCACCTGGCGGTGGAGGTTGGAAAGCTCCACCCGGTCCATCTCCACGATGCCAATCCGGCCCACGCCGGCGGCGGTGAGGTACTGGAGGACGGGAACCCCAAGCCCTCCTGCCCCCACCACCACCACGGAGGAGTCCTTCAGCCTCTCCTGGCCCTCAGGCCCCACCTGGGGCAGGATCATCTGGCGGTGGTACCGGTCCAGCTCCTCCTTGGTCCACATGCCTAGGCCTCCCGGGTGCCGAAGCCGGGGGGCAGGAAATCGGGGTAGTCGGGGTTGCCCTTGCGGTCGGGGGCCTTGGGGATGAGGTCCGAGGGATGGGGCTCCCCCTTGCGGCAGTAGGGGCAGTCGTGGCGGACCTTGTAGCGCACGGGCCGGGCGGGGATCCCCAAGGCGATGGCGTGGGGGGGCACATCCTTGGTGACGATGGCCCCGGTGCCCACCATGGCGTCATCCCCGATGCGCACCCCGGCCAGGACGGTGGCGTGGTAGGTGATGCGCACCCCGCTGCCGATAATGGTTTCCTTGAGGGTGACGTCGGGGGAGGCCAGGACGTGGTGGGTGTGGCTGTAGACGTTCACGTAGTCGGAAAGGGAGGTGCGGTCCCCGATTTTTATGCCCCCAATATCGTCCAGGAGTACGTAGCGGTGGACCACCACGTCATCGCCCAGCTCCAGGTTGTATCCCACGGAAAACTCCACGTTCTGGAAGAACTTGGGGTTTTTCCCCACCCGTTTGAAGATGAAGGGGGCCAAGGCCCGGCGGATGGCCACCCCGGAATGCACGGACTGGCCGATGGGGGTGAGGTCCAAAACCTTCCAGAACCAGAGGAGGGGCTTCACCTTTTGGAACTTATCCTGGTCGGTGGCGGCGTAGTACTCGGCCTCAAAGGTGATGCCCTCGGGGTCTAGCCCCATGGCCGCCAGGGGGCTTAGCTCCAAGAGTTCCGCATAGGACCGGCCATAGAGGAGGCGGGCAAGCTCCTCCCGCACCAGGGCGTTCCGGTCCACGCTGGGGTCGGAAAGCCTTTCCACCAGACCCCCAAGGAAACGCTCCAGGGCCTTTTCGTGAAGGGGGGCGATACCTTTGGGCAGGAGCCAGGGCATAGGGTTATGGTAACCGGAAAAGGCTAAAGGGGGAATGCCGGCCTCACCCGAGGGTGGATCGGTAGCCCAACTCCCTTAGGGCCTCGGGGTCCTTGCGCCAGTCGGGGTAGACCTTGACCTCGAGGTCCAGGTACACATGCCGGTTCAAGAAGACCTCCAGCTGCTTCCTGGCCCCCTGGCCGATCTCCTTGATCTTCCTACCGCCTTCCCCGATGACGATGGCCTTCTGGGAGGGTCGTTCCACGTAAAGGATGGCCTTGATGTAGAGGACGCCGTTTTCCCTTTCCGCCACCTCCTCGGTCTTCACCGCCACCGCATAGGGAACCTCGTGCCAAAGGCGCTTCATGGCCTCCTCCCGAACGATCTCCGCCACCCACTCCCCGAAGTCCTGGTCGCTCTTGGCGAAGTCTTCAGGGTAGAAGAAGGGGCCTTCGGGGAGTAGGGCCAGGAGTTCCGCCCTTAGCTCGGCCACCTGGCGCTCGTCCAAGGCGGAGAGCGCCCGGGTTTCCGCCTCGGGAAGGAGGGCATGGTAGGCCTTCAGGGCTTCCTCGGGGTACCTGGCGGCGTCCAGCTTGTTGCCCACCAGCAGGATGGGCACCTTGCCCACCAGGGGCCTTAGGGCCTTGGCCACCAGTTCGTCCTCTGGGGTGGGGGGGTGGCGGAGGTCCACCACCCAGACCACGGCGTTCACGTCGGCCAGGGCCTCATACACCTCTTGGTCCATGAACTCCCCCAGGGCGTCCATGGGCTGGTGGAGGCCTGGGGTGTCCACGAAGACGATCTGGCGGTTGCCCTCGGTGAGGATGCCCCTTAGGCGCTTGCGGGTGGTCTGGGGCTTGGGGCTGATGGGGGCTACCTTCACCCCCAGGAGGTTGTTGAGGAGGGTGGACTTGCCCACGTTGGGCTTGCCCACAATGGCCACAAATCCGGAGTAGGTTTTTTCTTCCATGGTCCTTAGGTCATCCCGGCCCCCGGGGATTGGCCTCGAGGCCTAGGGCCGGACCTTCCAGCTACGGGCCTAGCCCGCAACCCAGGGCGGAATACGGGCTCTGCCCGTGGCCCAGGTTTTTCAGTATACTCCTAAGCCGTGGATCCCTTAGCCCTGGCCCTGCTTCCCGGCATCGGGCCCAAGCGGCTTCTGGAGCTTTTGGCAGAGGAAAACCCGGTTCTTTCCTTGGAAGAGCGCTTTCCCCAGGCGGCGATAGGGCTTCCCCAGGCGGAAAAGCAGGCCGGGAGGGAAAGGGAGCGGGCAGCGGCCTTAGGGGTGCGCATCCTGGGCCTGTGGGAGGAGGAATTCCCCGAGGGGCTTAGAAGGCTTCCCCAGCCTCCCACCCACCTTTACCTAAAAGGGGAACTCCCGCAGGAAGGGAAGGCGGTGGCCATCGTGGGTACCCGCAAGGCCTCCTCCTGGGCGCTTTCCTTTACCCGAAGGCTGGCCCGGGAACTGGCCGAGGCGGGGGTTTGGGTGCTTTCCGGTCTGGCCCGGGGCATTGACCGGGAGGCGCACCTGGGGGCCTTGGAGGGGGGAGGGCGGACCCTGGGGGTTTTGGGGAGTGCCTTGGACCGCATCTATCCCCCTGAGCACCGGGAGTTGGCCCATAGGATGGACCTGGTTTCCGAGTTTCCCTTAGGCACCGGTCCCAAGCCGGAGTTTTTTCCCCGAAGAAACCGCATCATCGCCGGGCTTGCCCGGGCGGTGATCGTGGTGGAGGCCCCATTGGAGTCCGGGGCCCTCATCACCGCCCGCTATGCCCTGGAGCTGGGCAAGGAGGTCTTGGCGGTGCCGGGCCGGCCCACGGACGAAAACTCCCTGGGGGCCAACCGCCTCATCCAGGACGGGGCCTATCCGGTGCTTTCCGCGGAGGACGCCCTCTCCTACCTGGGGCTTTCCGGAAAGCCCAGGAAGGCGCTGGAGCTTTCCCCGGAGGAGGAAGGGCTTTACGCCCTTCTGCGGCAGGGGGAGGCCTTGCCCGAGGACCTGGCCCAAGCCTTGGGGTTGCCCCCAGAGCGGGTGCTCTCCCTCCTCACCCTCCTGGAGCTGAAGGGCCTGGCCCAGGCCCTGCCGGGGGGGAGGTATGGGGCGCTTTAGCTCCGGCCGGGCCAAGGGGCCCGGCCGGGAAGAGGCCACCTACTTGGCTTTCTCGTAAAGCTTCCTGGCGATTTCGTAGAGCTCGCCCGGGTGGAACTCGGGGGCGAACTCGGCGGCGTCGTGGCCGGGGTCAAAGACCGGGCCGCCTTCGGGGGGGCCGTCTACCACCCTCACTTGGCTGCCGTCCTCCGGGGAGGGGCCGGTCCAGATGAGCCCCAGGTCCTGGTAGTCGGAGGGGCTAAAGCGGTAGAGGTTCTTGTGGAAGCCCAGGTCCATGTACTTCTTGGCCTCGGGGATCTTGCTGTTGTCGATGCGGGGGATGGGGAGCATCTTGGTCATCTCCACCCCGGTGAGGCTCTCCAGGGCCTTGCCGTAGGCGGCGGCGTGCACCCCGCCCCGCACCAGGAGGTAGCCGATCATCTCCCGGGCCACGGGGTTATCCGTCATCTCGTAGACCCGGAGCTTGTGGGTACGGGCGGCCACCTCCAGGAAAAAGTTATGGAGAAGATCTAGGATAAGGTTGCCGCTGGTGAAGACGTACTCCCCGTGCCAGTGCTCCCCCATGGCCCCCATCACCAGGCTATTGGCCCCGCCGGCGATGAAGTGGGCGGCGTTGCGGGCGTCCTTGGCAAAGCCCAGGGGGGCGGCCACGGGGTCCACGCCTTCCTCGAGGTCCTGCCCCGGGTTTTTGGCCAGAAGGCTGTTGATGGTGGCGGCCACCAGCTCTATGTGGCCCAGCTCCTCCGTGGCGATGTTGGCGATGAGGTCGTAGTAGGGCTTAAGGGCCTTCTTCCCCCGGAAGTTGAAGGACTGGTACATATAGTTCATCAGGGTGGACATCTCCCCGAAGCGCCCCCCCAAAAGGGCCTGGACTGCGGCGGCAGCGTTAGGGTCCTGTTCCTTGGGCATGGGCAGTTCTATCTGCAGGCGGTCTATTCTCAGAAACATCCTACACCTCCTGCCCGGCAAGGCCAGGCATCTCCCACCTTAGGTAGCCCCTTGGGATAAGTCCAATAGATTTACCTCGCATCTAAAATAAACTAAAGTTATGACCCTGGATCGGTTGCGCTACCTGGTGGCTTTAATGGAGGAGAAAAGTTTCACCCGGGCAGCGGAGCGGGTCTACCTGACCCAGCCCGCCCTCAGCGTGCAGATCCGCAAGCTGGAGGAGGAGTTGGGGGTAAGCCTCTTTGACCGCAGGCAGGGGAGGCCCACGGAAATGGGGGAAAAGGTGGCAGCCCAGGCCCGCCGGGTGCTGGAGGAGGTGGCCAGGATCAAGGCCCTGGCCCGGGGAGAGGAAGGGGTATTTCAAGGTCCTTTCCGAATAGGGGTCATCCCCACCTTGGCCCCCTATCTGCTTCCCAAGCTTCTACCCCGGATTTCCCAAAGGTACCCGGCCTTGGAGGTTTCGGTGCAGGAGGAGCTGACCCCAGGTATCCTCCAAGGGCTTCAAGAGGGTCGCTTGGACGCTGGGCTGGTGGGTACGGAGGAGCGGGTACCCGGCGTGCAAAGCCTTCCCCTTTTCACCGAAGGGTTTCTGGCCTATGTGTCCCCTGGCCACCCCCTCTACGCCAGGGAGAGCCTCCATCCCCTGGAGATCCCCCTCGAGGACACCTGGATTCTTTCGGAGGGCCACTGTTTCCGGGACCAGGTCCTTTCCGTCTGCCGCCCCAGCCGGGAGAGGCGCAAGGTGGAGTTTCAAAGCGGGGATCTGGAAACCTTGATCTTGCTGGTGGAGGAGGTGGGGGGGCTTACCCTTCTGCCCGAGGTGGCCCTGTGGACCCTGCCTCGGACTAAGCGCCTCCATCTCCGGCCCCTAAGCTCCCCAGGGGCAGGGCGGACCATCTATCTTTTGGTGCGGGTGGGTAGCCTTAAGGCACCCGTGGCCCGGGCCTTGGAGGAGGAGGCCAAAGGGGTTTTCCACGAGCTACGGTTAAAGGGCTAGGAGCGAAAAAGCGTTATGATGAGGGCGGAGGTTCGCCATGATCAAGCCCGAGGCCAAAGGTGGGGATGTGCATATCAAAGCCGGTCTCATCTGGATGAACGGGGCCTTGGTGCCCCAGGAGGAGGCCAAGACCAGCGTCCTGAGCCACGCCCTTCACTATGGGACCAGCGTCTTTGAGGGGATACGGGCCTACGAGACCCCTAGGGGCCCGGCCATCTTCCGCCTTAAGGAACACGTGCGGCGCCTTTTCAACTCCGCCAAGGTGTTGCGCATGGAGATTCCCTTCACTCCGGAGGAGATAGAGGAAGCCATCAAAGAGGTGGTGCGGAAAAACGGCTACAAAAGCTGCTACATCCGCCCCCTGGCCTGGATGGGGGCCAAGGCCTTGGGGGTGAACCCCCTGCCCAACAACCCCGCGGAGGTGATGGTGGCCGCCTGGGAGTGGGGGGCTTATCTGGGGGAGGAGGCGGTGCGTAAGGGGGCCAAGCTCATCACCAGCTCCTGGGCCCGCTTCCCCGCCAACGTGATGCCGGGAAAGGCCAAGGTGGGGGGGAACTACGTGAACTCGGCCTTGGCCAAGATGGAGGCGGTGGCGGCGGGGGCGGACGAGGCGCTTTTGCTGGACGAGGAAGGGTATGTGGCCGAGGGCAGCGGGGAGAACGTGTTTTTCGTGCGGGATGGGGTGATCTACGCCCTCGAGCACTCGGTGAACCTGGAGGGGATCACCCGCGACTCCGTGATCCGCATCGCCAGGGACCTGGGGTACGAGGTCCAGGTGGTGCGGGCCACCCGGGACCAGCTCTACATGGCGGACGAGGTCTTCATCACCGGCACCGCCGCCGAGGTGACCCCGGTTTCCCTGATCGACTGGCGGCCCATCGGTTCGGGGAGTGCCGGGCCCATCACCCTTAGGATCCGGGAGGTCTACCTGGAGGCGGTGCGGGGCCTGAGGCCCGAGTACGAGGGCTGGCTCACCTACGTCACTTCCTGAGCCAGTCCTCGAGGACCTTCTGGTATAGCGCAGGGTCCAGGCGGGGGTTTCCGTAAAGCCCCGCTTCCAGCCTTTGCCTTTGGGCCTCAAAGAGGATCACCGCCGCCGCCACGCTCACGTTGAGGCTCTGCACCATGCCCAGCATGGGGATCTTTATGGCCCCATGGGAAAGGGCCAAAGCCTCCTGGGAAACCCCCCATTTCTCCGCCCCCAGGAGAATGGCGGTGGGCTTGGTGTAGTCCACTTCCCGGAAGTCTTGGGCATCCTCCCTTAGGGCGGTGGCGTAGACCCTAAAGCCCCTCTCCTTCAGGAAGGAGATGGCCTCTTGGATGCTGGGGTGCACCCGCAGGTAGACCCACTTGTGGCTTCCCCCGCTGGTCTCGTTGAAGGTGGGCACCCCACCGGTGGGGTTCACCGCATGGGCCTCGAGGACCCCCACGGCGTCGCAACTGCGGAGTATGGCCGAGAGGTTGTGGGGCTTGTGCACGTTCTCCAGCAAAACGGTAAGGTCGGGCTGGCGCCTCCTTAGGACCTCCTCTATGCGGCGTCTACGGGCCTCGGTCACGGTTTCTCAGCTTAGCGATCAGGGGCTTTAAAAGCGAGCGCTTCAGCTTCAGGGCCTGCCGGTTCACGATGAGGCGGGCGGTGGAGTGGGCCAGGACCTCCACCTCCACGAGGCCCGCCGCCTTGAGGGTGGCCCCGGTCTGGACCACGTCCACCACCGCATCCGCCAGGCCCGTAACCGCCGCCAGCTCAATGTTGCCGGATAACTCCACCACGTCCGCCACCCAGCCCCGTTCCTTCAGAAGCCTGGTGGTGAAAAGGGGGTACTTGGTGGCAATGCGGCGGATGGGGGAGGTGTCGCCAGGGCGCCTTATGAGGGAAAGCCGGCAGGCGCCGAAGCCCAGGTCCACGGGCTCATAGAGGTCCCGGCCCGAGTCCAAAAGGATATCCTTGC
The Thermus caldifontis DNA segment above includes these coding regions:
- a CDS encoding TerC family protein, with translation MEGGVLSVILILVALEVILSADNALILGVIVQKLPVHLRRKALFYGILGAYVLRGLALFFAALVIKLWWVQVLGAAYLLYVALKHFLRPQEAHAPPPLEVSAAQFWKTVAQVELMDLAFAVDSVLVAVALSDKLWVIYTGVFLGILALRVLASLVVSLLDRYPRFKHLAYGVVGLAGVKLLLGGWDKLMKEVLHRPELAVGLDKEAFSLLILGVLLLGSLWALRKPAVQPS
- a CDS encoding metal-sulfur cluster assembly factor gives rise to the protein MDERQEALPEGEKPAGAGEGLPTKEQVLEALKVVYDPEIPVNIVDLGLVYDVEVHENGLVDVTMTLTAIGCPAQDMVKADAEMAVMRLPGVQGVNVEFVWTPPWTPARMTEEGKRMMRMFGFNV
- a CDS encoding class I SAM-dependent rRNA methyltransferase translates to MLRVVVKPGKERKVRNFYPNLYRDELEEMPSQAGVAEAVATDGSFLAVGYLDPDSRIPFRAYRFDPGPLDRTFFLARFQRALFRREGMGQSYRLVHGEADGLPGLVVDRFGEVLVLQVRTRGMEALREVWFPALLEVVSPKGVYERSDVEARRQEGLPERVGVVYGEVPGVLEVEEDGLLFPIPLALAQKTGFYLDQRENRRLFEGLVRPGERVLDVFSYVGGFALRAARKGAYALAVDKDLEALSVLDRAAMRLGLRVDIRHGEALEVLRGLQGRFHHILLDPPTLVKRPDEVSPMKRHLVDLLREALRLLASEGYLWLSTCSYYLKAEDLLEVARRAAADRGMRLRVHGLTYQPKDHPWSLHVPESLYLKTLILQEDAL
- a CDS encoding citrate synthase/methylcitrate synthase — encoded protein: MEVARGLEGVLFTESRMCFIDGEAGRLYYYGIPIQELAEKSTFEETTFLLLHGRLPKREELQAFKGELARRRALPGHLLESFRRYPLSAHPMSFLRTAVSELGMLDPTEGDISQEALYGKGLDLIAKFATIVAANKRLREGKEPLPPREDLSHAANFLYMANGVEPSKEQERLMDAALILHAEHGFNASTFTAIAAFSTETDLYSAITAAVASLKGPRHGGANEAVMKMIREIGTPERARDWVREKLAKKERIMGMGHRVYKAFDPRAGVLERLARIVAETHGHSTEYQILKIVEEEAGKVLNPRGIYPNVDFYSGVVYSDLGFGLEFFTPIFAVARVSGWVGHILEYKALDNRLLRPDAKYIGELDVPYVPLEARA
- a CDS encoding HesA/MoeB/ThiF family protein yields the protein MWTKEELDRYHRQMILPQVGPEGQERLKDSSVVVVGAGGLGVPVLQYLTAAGVGRIGIVEMDRVELSNLHRQVLYTTEDVGKPKALVAKERLLALNPLVHIDPYPVRLTSENALEILGPYHLVVDASDNFPTRYLVNDACVFLGKPLVYGAIYQFDGQVAVFHHPTPEGEVGPCYRCLFPKPPPPGSVPSCAEAGVFGVLPAVVGSLMAAEALKVLLGIGKPLAGSLLLYDALEGQFRKLSLRRNPACPVCGDHPTQRELIDYEAFCGL
- a CDS encoding acyltransferase, which translates into the protein MPWLLPKGIAPLHEKALERFLGGLVERLSDPSVDRNALVREELARLLYGRSYAELLELSPLAAMGLDPEGITFEAEYYAATDQDKFQKVKPLLWFWKVLDLTPIGQSVHSGVAIRRALAPFIFKRVGKNPKFFQNVEFSVGYNLELGDDVVVHRYVLLDDIGGIKIGDRTSLSDYVNVYSHTHHVLASPDVTLKETIIGSGVRITYHATVLAGVRIGDDAMVGTGAIVTKDVPPHAIALGIPARPVRYKVRHDCPYCRKGEPHPSDLIPKAPDRKGNPDYPDFLPPGFGTREA
- the era gene encoding GTPase Era; the encoded protein is MEEKTYSGFVAIVGKPNVGKSTLLNNLLGVKVAPISPKPQTTRKRLRGILTEGNRQIVFVDTPGLHQPMDALGEFMDQEVYEALADVNAVVWVVDLRHPPTPEDELVAKALRPLVGKVPILLVGNKLDAARYPEEALKAYHALLPEAETRALSALDERQVAELRAELLALLPEGPFFYPEDFAKSDQDFGEWVAEIVREEAMKRLWHEVPYAVAVKTEEVAERENGVLYIKAILYVERPSQKAIVIGEGGRKIKEIGQGARKQLEVFLNRHVYLDLEVKVYPDWRKDPEALRELGYRSTLG
- the dprA gene encoding DNA-processing protein DprA → MDPLALALLPGIGPKRLLELLAEENPVLSLEERFPQAAIGLPQAEKQAGRERERAAALGVRILGLWEEEFPEGLRRLPQPPTHLYLKGELPQEGKAVAIVGTRKASSWALSFTRRLARELAEAGVWVLSGLARGIDREAHLGALEGGGRTLGVLGSALDRIYPPEHRELAHRMDLVSEFPLGTGPKPEFFPRRNRIIAGLARAVIVVEAPLESGALITARYALELGKEVLAVPGRPTDENSLGANRLIQDGAYPVLSAEDALSYLGLSGKPRKALELSPEEEGLYALLRQGEALPEDLAQALGLPPERVLSLLTLLELKGLAQALPGGRYGAL
- a CDS encoding manganese catalase family protein, with the protein product MFLRIDRLQIELPMPKEQDPNAAAAVQALLGGRFGEMSTLMNYMYQSFNFRGKKALKPYYDLIANIATEELGHIELVAATINSLLAKNPGQDLEEGVDPVAAPLGFAKDARNAAHFIAGGANSLVMGAMGEHWHGEYVFTSGNLILDLLHNFFLEVAARTHKLRVYEMTDNPVAREMIGYLLVRGGVHAAAYGKALESLTGVEMTKMLPIPRIDNSKIPEAKKYMDLGFHKNLYRFSPSDYQDLGLIWTGPSPEDGSQVRVVDGPPEGGPVFDPGHDAAEFAPEFHPGELYEIARKLYEKAK
- a CDS encoding hydrogen peroxide-inducible genes activator, which encodes MTLDRLRYLVALMEEKSFTRAAERVYLTQPALSVQIRKLEEELGVSLFDRRQGRPTEMGEKVAAQARRVLEEVARIKALARGEEGVFQGPFRIGVIPTLAPYLLPKLLPRISQRYPALEVSVQEELTPGILQGLQEGRLDAGLVGTEERVPGVQSLPLFTEGFLAYVSPGHPLYARESLHPLEIPLEDTWILSEGHCFRDQVLSVCRPSRERRKVEFQSGDLETLILLVEEVGGLTLLPEVALWTLPRTKRLHLRPLSSPGAGRTIYLLVRVGSLKAPVARALEEEAKGVFHELRLKG
- a CDS encoding branched-chain amino acid transaminase, whose translation is MIKPEAKGGDVHIKAGLIWMNGALVPQEEAKTSVLSHALHYGTSVFEGIRAYETPRGPAIFRLKEHVRRLFNSAKVLRMEIPFTPEEIEEAIKEVVRKNGYKSCYIRPLAWMGAKALGVNPLPNNPAEVMVAAWEWGAYLGEEAVRKGAKLITSSWARFPANVMPGKAKVGGNYVNSALAKMEAVAAGADEALLLDEEGYVAEGSGENVFFVRDGVIYALEHSVNLEGITRDSVIRIARDLGYEVQVVRATRDQLYMADEVFITGTAAEVTPVSLIDWRPIGSGSAGPITLRIREVYLEAVRGLRPEYEGWLTYVTS